One window of Bacteroides sp. AN502(2024) genomic DNA carries:
- the aroB gene encoding 3-dehydroquinate synthase, which produces MSKQEVILCESLETSLGRAIESCPHDKLFVLTDEHTQRLCLPSLKASGLLKDAIEICIGAEDMHKTLETLASVWMVLSRQGATRHSLLINLGGGMVTDLGGFAAATFKRGISYINIPTTLLAMVDASVGGKTGINFNGLKNEIGAFAPASSVLIETEFLRTLDAHNFFSGYAEMLKHGLISHTAHWVKLLHFNTSNIDYAALKQLVGQSVEVKKDIVGQDPFEHGIRKALNLGHTVGHAFESMALAETRPILHGYAVAWGIVCELYLSHLKAGFPKEKMQQTIQFIKDNYGVFTFDCKKYDQLYALMMHDKKNTSGTINFTLLKDIGDICINQTADKNTIFEMLDFYRECMGI; this is translated from the coding sequence ATGAGTAAACAAGAAGTTATTCTCTGCGAAAGCTTGGAAACAAGCCTCGGTCGTGCCATTGAATCATGCCCACATGACAAATTATTCGTCCTCACAGATGAGCATACCCAGCGTCTTTGCCTTCCTTCCTTAAAAGCATCGGGCTTACTGAAAGATGCCATAGAAATCTGCATCGGAGCTGAAGATATGCACAAAACTCTAGAGACGCTTGCCTCCGTCTGGATGGTATTAAGCAGACAAGGAGCGACCCGGCACTCTTTGCTTATCAATCTCGGAGGAGGAATGGTGACGGATCTCGGAGGTTTTGCTGCAGCTACATTCAAACGTGGTATTTCTTATATTAATATACCGACTACTCTGCTGGCTATGGTAGATGCATCAGTAGGTGGTAAAACAGGAATCAACTTCAACGGACTGAAAAATGAAATCGGCGCCTTTGCGCCAGCAAGCAGTGTATTGATTGAAACTGAATTTTTACGTACACTGGATGCACACAATTTTTTCTCCGGATATGCTGAAATGCTAAAGCATGGTTTAATTAGCCATACGGCACATTGGGTGAAATTACTCCATTTCAACACTTCCAATATTGACTATGCAGCTCTCAAACAATTGGTAGGTCAATCGGTGGAGGTGAAAAAAGATATTGTAGGCCAGGATCCCTTTGAACATGGAATCCGCAAAGCATTAAACCTCGGACACACTGTAGGACATGCATTTGAAAGCATGGCATTGGCAGAAACCCGTCCGATATTGCATGGATATGCGGTAGCTTGGGGAATCGTATGCGAACTATATCTTTCCCATCTTAAAGCAGGTTTCCCGAAAGAGAAAATGCAACAAACGATCCAATTTATCAAAGACAATTATGGTGTATTTACTTTCGATTGCAAGAAGTATGACCAACTATATGCATTAATGATGCATGACAAAAAGAATACTTCAGGTACAATCAATTTCACTTTATTGAAAGACATCGGAGATATTTGCATCAATCAAACAGCTGATAAGAATACCATCTTCGAGATGCTCGATTTCTATCGCGAATGTATGGGAATTTAA
- a CDS encoding site-specific integrase, producing the protein MKASVSVICYKHKVLANGESPLMLRIAKDGKRIMRSLGLSVNPIYWDFGKNQPKSNCPNRNLIKQLILKTEMEYQSKLLQKEMKEEEFTASSLIHEKKDEIKAMTVDDFYRLIIKELKEKGQIGTSYAYLNSYDTLKNFNKGKKLNYTFSYIDVTFCKNFEDWMRRKGNKDTTLSYQFRTLRAAYNRAITAKVVSKDKNPFTEFKLSHLNTKTMKRALSKNDILKIMNADCHDKSELSQLAHDLFCFSYLCGGISLVDMANLTPLNIIEGRLIYQRQKTHGNINLQLSDKAMQIINKYSNYQKEADYFFPILHCKRHITPMQKHNRVRKFCLHINHELKILAKELNITANVTTYVARHSFATILKKSGVNIGIISQALGHQDIKTTQIYLSKFDNEQVDEAMKNLL; encoded by the coding sequence ATGAAAGCATCAGTTTCTGTAATCTGCTACAAGCATAAAGTGCTTGCAAATGGTGAATCACCACTAATGTTAAGAATAGCAAAAGATGGCAAACGTATCATGAGAAGTTTAGGATTATCCGTAAATCCTATCTATTGGGACTTCGGTAAGAATCAGCCCAAAAGTAATTGTCCGAACAGAAATCTCATCAAACAACTAATTCTTAAAACTGAAATGGAGTATCAATCAAAGTTACTTCAAAAAGAAATGAAAGAAGAAGAATTCACAGCCTCATCGTTAATCCACGAAAAGAAAGATGAAATCAAAGCTATGACTGTAGATGATTTTTATAGACTGATTATCAAAGAACTTAAAGAGAAAGGGCAGATAGGCACAAGTTATGCTTATCTCAACTCTTACGACACCCTCAAAAACTTCAATAAGGGTAAAAAGTTGAACTATACATTTAGCTATATTGACGTAACTTTCTGCAAGAATTTTGAGGATTGGATGCGCAGAAAAGGTAACAAGGACACCACTCTAAGCTATCAGTTTCGAACTTTAAGAGCCGCATACAATCGTGCCATTACTGCCAAAGTCGTAAGTAAAGATAAAAATCCATTTACTGAGTTCAAGTTAAGCCACCTCAACACTAAGACCATGAAGCGAGCTTTGTCTAAAAATGATATTCTCAAAATAATGAACGCAGATTGCCACGACAAAAGCGAGCTAAGCCAACTTGCACATGATTTGTTCTGTTTCTCTTATCTTTGTGGCGGAATCTCATTAGTTGATATGGCTAATCTGACACCACTTAATATTATCGAAGGTCGATTGATATACCAACGACAGAAAACACACGGCAACATCAATCTACAGTTATCAGATAAAGCCATGCAGATAATCAACAAGTACAGCAATTATCAGAAAGAAGCCGACTACTTCTTCCCCATCCTACACTGTAAGCGACATATCACACCGATGCAAAAACATAATCGTGTCCGAAAGTTCTGCCTACATATCAACCATGAATTAAAGATATTGGCAAAAGAGCTAAACATTACAGCCAACGTAACAACTTATGTTGCCCGCCATTCTTTTGCTACCATTCTTAAAAAGTCTGGAGTAAACATCGGCATCATATCACAAGCATTAGGACACCAAGACATAAAGACAACCCAAATCTATCTTAGCAAATTCGACAATGAGCAGGTGGATGAAGCAATGAAAAACCTGCTATAA
- a CDS encoding helix-turn-helix domain-containing protein, translated as MLDIRNRETLEIYVLGDDFKFYQNLKYLPLTSYPSNNQSALIIYCLSGTAKITVHEDVHWTQPEELIILLPGHFVSFSEPSEDFSTITMAISTSLFSDVLSGVPRFSPHFFFYMRSHYWYPQSECDIPRMYNYLGMIKDKVTSQDIYRRELIIHLLRYLYLGLFNTYQEESSLMTVRGDTRKEELANKFFRLIMKHFKENKDVAFYADKLCITSKYLTMVIKETSGKSAKDWIVEYIILEIKALLKNTSLNIQEIAIRTNFANQSSLGRFFRKHTGMSLSQYRISSFE; from the coding sequence ATGTTAGACATTAGAAATAGAGAGACGTTAGAGATATACGTCTTGGGTGACGATTTTAAATTCTATCAAAATCTGAAATATCTCCCTCTGACTTCTTATCCTTCTAATAATCAATCAGCGTTGATTATATATTGCTTAAGTGGAACGGCTAAGATCACAGTGCATGAGGATGTACACTGGACACAACCGGAGGAATTGATTATATTATTACCCGGACATTTTGTCTCATTTAGTGAGCCAAGTGAAGATTTTTCGACCATTACAATGGCAATATCTACTTCACTGTTTAGTGATGTGTTAAGTGGCGTGCCTAGATTTTCGCCGCATTTCTTTTTCTATATGCGGAGTCATTATTGGTATCCGCAATCGGAATGCGACATTCCACGGATGTATAATTATCTAGGTATGATAAAAGATAAAGTTACTTCTCAAGATATATATAGGCGGGAGCTGATTATTCATTTGTTGAGGTATCTGTATTTGGGACTGTTCAATACTTATCAAGAGGAATCGAGCTTGATGACTGTCCGCGGGGATACCCGTAAGGAAGAGTTGGCTAATAAATTCTTTAGGCTTATCATGAAGCATTTTAAGGAAAATAAGGATGTTGCTTTTTATGCAGACAAACTGTGTATTACTTCCAAATACCTGACTATGGTAATCAAGGAAACAAGTGGAAAATCTGCCAAAGATTGGATTGTTGAGTACATTATATTAGAAATCAAGGCTTTATTGAAAAATACAAGTCTGAATATTCAGGAAATAGCAATTAGAACGAATTTTGCGAATCAATCGTCGCTTGGACGTTTTTTTAGAAAGCATACAGGAATGTCGCTTTCACAGTATCGAATAAGTAGCTTTGAATAA
- a CDS encoding TonB-dependent receptor yields the protein MKRFSAGLVLMLLCTFSIFAQNKVITVSGRVVEADTKEPAAQATVQLLSLPDSAYAAGIASSNQGWFTLPKVKAGKYVLRVSYIGFRTKLVPVQLSANTTDKKMGTIALDPDAVMLKEAVITGEAPQVTVKEDTLEYNSAAYRTPEGAMLEELVKKLPGAEIDDDGNVKINGKEVKKIMVDGKEFFGGDVKTGLKNLPVNMIDKLKTYDKKSDLARVTGIDDGEEETVLDLKVKKGMNQGWFGNAGVAGGTEDRYGSNLMLNRFVENSQFSLIGSANNVNDQGFSGGGGRPRFRNSNGLTATKMLGANFATQTDKLELGGSARYNFSDRDATSTNYSERFLQNGNSYSNSNSKGRNKNINFNADFRLEWKPDTLTNIIFRPNISYGKSNSYSISESGTFNEDPFNLVSNPNEFLNKIFWGNTNDPLDAIRVNASNSESKSEGQSLSANGSLQVNRKLNNQGRNITFRGTFSYGDNDSEQFSESLTRYFDDNAKKKDDDRKRYTTSPTQSYGYTAELTYSEPVAKATFLQFRYKFQYKFSESDRSTYSLIPDADKGQDWSWNFGDGLPEGYEENKDRNLSKYAQYKYYNHDINAGLNVIREKYRLNFGISLQPQNTRLDYKKAEVDTVVKRNVLNFAPNVDFRYRFSKTSQLRFTYRGRASQPSMENLLDVTDDSNPLNIRKGNPGLKPSFSHSMRLFYNTYNADSQRGIMAHANLNMTQNSITNATTYNQSTGGVIVKPENINGNWNVMGMFGFNTALKDKRFTINSFSHANYTNEVSFLFNEDAKVNDKNTSTTLALGENLNGTFRNDWFEFTLNGSINYNFERNKLRPENNQEPYTFGYGASTNISLPWNMTLSTNITNNARRGYRDASMNKNELIWNAQIAQNFLKGNAATISFEIYDILRQQSNISRSLTADMRSVSEYNGINSYCMLRFSYRLNIFGNKEARGNMRHGGFDGAGPRGPRGGGYGGSYGGGRPH from the coding sequence ATGAAAAGATTTTCAGCAGGGTTGGTGCTGATGTTGCTATGCACCTTCTCAATTTTTGCACAGAATAAGGTTATTACCGTTTCGGGACGTGTGGTGGAAGCTGACACAAAAGAGCCTGCAGCGCAGGCTACAGTTCAATTGTTATCATTACCCGATAGCGCTTATGCTGCCGGTATAGCCAGTAGTAATCAGGGATGGTTTACTCTTCCCAAAGTGAAGGCCGGAAAATATGTGTTGAGAGTTTCCTATATCGGGTTTCGTACCAAACTTGTACCAGTGCAATTATCAGCTAATACCACTGATAAAAAAATGGGAACCATTGCATTGGATCCGGATGCTGTTATGCTGAAGGAAGCAGTGATTACCGGTGAGGCTCCACAGGTGACTGTAAAAGAAGATACTTTGGAATATAACTCGGCGGCTTATCGTACCCCGGAAGGAGCGATGCTCGAAGAACTGGTGAAAAAATTGCCGGGAGCCGAGATTGATGATGACGGTAATGTTAAAATCAATGGTAAGGAAGTAAAGAAGATTATGGTGGATGGTAAAGAGTTCTTTGGTGGTGATGTGAAAACCGGATTGAAGAACTTGCCGGTCAACATGATTGATAAGCTGAAAACATATGATAAGAAATCGGATCTGGCACGTGTTACTGGGATAGATGATGGGGAAGAAGAAACGGTTCTTGACCTGAAAGTTAAGAAAGGTATGAATCAAGGTTGGTTTGGTAACGCAGGTGTTGCCGGTGGCACAGAAGACCGTTATGGAAGTAACTTGATGTTGAATCGTTTTGTCGAAAATAGCCAATTTTCTTTAATTGGTTCGGCCAACAATGTAAATGATCAGGGATTTTCCGGCGGAGGTGGTAGACCTCGTTTCCGGAACAGTAACGGTTTAACTGCTACCAAGATGCTTGGAGCTAACTTTGCTACTCAGACCGATAAACTGGAACTGGGTGGTAGTGCCCGTTATAACTTCAGTGATCGGGATGCAACATCCACAAACTACTCGGAACGTTTCCTTCAAAATGGAAATTCTTACTCCAACTCAAACAGTAAAGGTCGTAACAAGAATATAAACTTCAATGCTGACTTTCGTTTGGAATGGAAACCGGATACGTTGACTAACATTATTTTCCGTCCGAACATTTCTTATGGAAAGTCTAATAGCTATTCCATATCCGAATCGGGTACTTTTAATGAAGATCCATTTAATCTGGTGTCTAATCCTAATGAGTTTTTGAATAAGATTTTTTGGGGAAATACAAACGATCCTTTGGATGCTATTCGTGTTAACGCTAGTAATAGTGAATCAAAATCCGAAGGTCAATCTCTTTCTGCGAACGGTTCTTTACAGGTGAATCGGAAATTGAATAATCAGGGGCGAAACATTACATTTCGTGGTACTTTTAGTTATGGAGATAATGATAGTGAACAGTTTAGTGAATCGTTGACGCGTTATTTTGATGATAACGCGAAAAAAAAGGATGATGATCGTAAACGGTATACTACTTCTCCCACTCAAAGTTATGGTTATACAGCAGAATTGACCTATAGTGAGCCGGTTGCGAAAGCCACTTTCTTGCAATTCCGTTACAAGTTTCAATATAAATTCAGTGAAAGTGACAGGAGTACATATAGCTTGATTCCTGATGCGGATAAAGGACAGGATTGGTCTTGGAATTTTGGTGATGGTCTGCCTGAAGGGTATGAAGAGAATAAGGATAGAAATTTGAGTAAATATGCTCAATATAAATATTACAATCATGATATTAATGCGGGATTGAATGTTATACGCGAAAAGTATAGATTGAATTTTGGAATATCTCTTCAACCGCAGAATACTAGATTAGATTATAAGAAAGCTGAAGTAGATACTGTAGTAAAAAGAAATGTGCTCAATTTTGCTCCTAATGTTGATTTTCGTTACAGGTTTTCTAAGACCAGCCAGTTACGTTTTACTTATCGGGGACGTGCAAGTCAGCCGAGTATGGAAAATCTGCTGGATGTAACCGATGACTCTAATCCGTTAAACATTCGTAAGGGTAATCCGGGATTGAAGCCTTCTTTTTCTCATTCTATGCGTTTATTCTATAATACTTATAATGCAGATAGCCAACGTGGTATAATGGCTCACGCAAACTTGAATATGACTCAGAACAGCATTACTAATGCTACTACTTATAATCAGAGTACTGGTGGAGTAATAGTCAAACCGGAGAATATTAACGGAAACTGGAATGTGATGGGAATGTTTGGATTCAATACAGCATTGAAGGATAAACGTTTCACTATAAACTCTTTCTCGCACGCTAACTATACTAATGAGGTTTCTTTCCTTTTCAATGAAGATGCCAAAGTAAATGACAAGAATACCAGTACAACATTGGCTTTAGGAGAAAATCTGAATGGGACCTTTCGCAACGACTGGTTTGAGTTTACTTTGAATGGTTCGATCAACTATAATTTTGAACGAAATAAACTGCGTCCGGAAAATAATCAGGAGCCTTATACATTCGGTTATGGAGCAAGTACTAATATCTCTTTGCCTTGGAATATGACGTTGTCGACCAATATAACGAATAATGCGCGTCGTGGTTATCGTGACGCCAGCATGAATAAGAATGAACTTATTTGGAATGCACAAATTGCTCAAAACTTCCTGAAAGGCAATGCTGCAACTATTAGTTTTGAGATATATGACATATTGCGGCAGCAATCCAACATCAGCCGTTCGTTGACAGCCGATATGCGTTCTGTTTCCGAATATAATGGAATTAATAGCTATTGCATGCTTCGCTTCTCTTATCGTTTGAATATTTTTGGAAACAAAGAGGCTCGCGGCAATATGCGCCATGGTGGTTTTGATGGCGCTGGCCCGCGTGGCCCTCGTGGTGGGGGCTATGGCGGTAGTTATGGTGGTGGCAGACCACACTAA
- the rsmD gene encoding 16S rRNA (guanine(966)-N(2))-methyltransferase RsmD, whose amino-acid sequence MRVISGIYKRRRFDVPRTFKARPTTDFAKENLFNVLNNYIDFEEGVTALDLFAGTGSISIELISRGCDRVISIEKDPAHHSFICKIMKEVQTDKCLPIRGDAFKFIKNGREQFDFIFADPPYALKELETIPELIFQNNLLKEGGLLVLEHGKDNNFEDNPHFMERRVYGSVNFSLFR is encoded by the coding sequence ATGCGAGTAATCAGCGGTATTTACAAACGAAGAAGATTTGACGTGCCTCGAACATTTAAAGCACGTCCCACAACAGATTTTGCCAAAGAGAATCTTTTCAATGTCCTTAATAACTATATTGATTTTGAAGAAGGGGTAACAGCTCTCGATTTGTTTGCCGGGACAGGGAGCATCAGTATCGAACTGATATCTCGTGGATGCGACCGAGTTATCAGTATTGAAAAAGATCCTGCGCATCACTCGTTCATCTGCAAAATCATGAAAGAGGTACAAACAGACAAATGTCTACCAATACGTGGAGATGCATTTAAGTTTATCAAGAATGGCCGCGAACAGTTCGACTTCATCTTTGCCGATCCGCCCTACGCTTTAAAAGAATTGGAAACAATACCCGAATTAATCTTTCAGAACAACCTTCTCAAAGAAGGAGGATTATTGGTACTGGAACACGGAAAAGATAATAATTTCGAAGATAATCCACATTTCATGGAGAGAAGAGTGTATGGAAGCGTAAACTTCTCACTGTTTAGATAA
- a CDS encoding DUF3822 family protein produces MIDFTKSKQYTLSIRLSTDGFSFSIYNPIHDDSLSVIEKEINVSLSLTANLKAVFHESDFLNHPYKRVNIMMANKRFTIVPLELFEEEQAELLFYHNHQKRENETVLYNILKQNNIVVIFGIDKSAQNFLNEHYPEARFYSQATPFIDYFSVKSRLGNSKKMYVYVRKDGIDIYCFERGHLLLANSFECTHTEDRIYYLLYAWKQLEFNQERDELHLTGTLPEKKVLMSELKKFILQVFIMNPATNIDMQSLLTCE; encoded by the coding sequence ATGATTGATTTTACTAAATCGAAACAATATACTTTATCCATCCGTCTTAGTACGGATGGATTTTCTTTTTCTATCTATAACCCGATTCATGATGATTCGCTTTCAGTTATAGAGAAAGAGATAAATGTATCTCTATCCCTTACAGCCAATCTAAAGGCAGTCTTTCACGAATCGGACTTCCTCAACCATCCTTACAAACGGGTAAATATTATGATGGCAAACAAACGCTTTACAATCGTACCATTAGAGTTGTTTGAGGAGGAGCAGGCAGAACTTCTGTTTTATCACAATCATCAGAAAAGAGAAAACGAAACGGTACTGTATAATATTCTAAAACAGAATAATATAGTTGTCATCTTCGGCATAGATAAAAGTGCACAAAACTTTTTGAATGAACACTATCCCGAAGCTCGTTTTTATTCTCAAGCCACTCCATTCATCGATTATTTTTCTGTAAAAAGCAGATTGGGAAACAGTAAGAAGATGTATGTTTATGTACGTAAAGACGGCATTGACATCTATTGCTTTGAACGAGGACATCTGCTTCTGGCCAATTCCTTTGAATGCACGCACACAGAAGACCGTATTTACTATTTATTGTATGCCTGGAAGCAACTGGAATTTAATCAGGAACGAGATGAATTACACCTAACCGGTACACTACCGGAAAAAAAGGTATTAATGAGCGAACTGAAAAAATTTATCCTACAGGTATTCATCATGAATCCTGCAACTAATATTGACATGCAATCCTTATTAACATGCGAGTAA
- a CDS encoding ATP-dependent RecD-like DNA helicase: MINNYLERQIKENFPYQPTLEQEIAIKSLSEFLLSTLVDEVFILRGYAGTGKTSLVGALVKTMDLLQQKCVLLAPTGRAAKVFSAYAEHPAFTIHKKIYRQQSFSNELSNFSINDNLATNTLFIVDEASMISNEGLSGSVFGTGRLLDDLVQFVYSGQGCRLLLMGDTAQLPPVGEELSPAFFSDALKGYGLEVREMDLTQVVRQVQESGILWNATQLRQLIAEGDCYSLPKIKIAGFPDIKLVPGTELIEELTNCYDHDGMDETIVVCRSNKRANLYNNGIRAQILWREDELNAGDMLMIAKNNYYWTGKYKEMDFIANGEIAVVRRVRRTRDIYGFRFAEVTLRFPDQNDFELDANLLLDTLHSDSPALSKEDNDRLFYTVLEDYIDIPIKKDRMKKMKADPHYNALQVKYAYAITCHKAQGGQWKNVFLDQGYMTDEYLTPDYFRWLYTAFTRATKTLYLVNYPKEQV; the protein is encoded by the coding sequence ATGATAAATAACTATTTAGAAAGGCAAATTAAGGAAAATTTTCCTTACCAGCCAACTTTAGAGCAGGAAATTGCTATAAAATCTCTTTCAGAGTTTTTATTATCTACTCTGGTGGACGAAGTTTTTATCTTAAGAGGTTATGCCGGTACTGGTAAAACGTCATTGGTCGGGGCACTGGTGAAAACCATGGATCTGTTGCAGCAGAAATGTGTATTGCTGGCTCCTACAGGACGTGCGGCAAAGGTCTTTTCAGCGTATGCAGAACATCCGGCTTTCACTATTCATAAAAAAATATATAGGCAACAGTCTTTTTCGAATGAGCTTAGTAATTTTTCGATTAATGACAATCTGGCTACAAATACTTTATTCATCGTTGATGAGGCTTCCATGATTTCAAACGAAGGGTTGTCGGGGAGTGTGTTTGGAACCGGTCGCCTATTGGATGATTTGGTGCAATTTGTTTATTCGGGACAGGGATGTCGTCTCTTGTTAATGGGGGATACCGCGCAGCTTCCTCCGGTAGGAGAGGAGTTAAGTCCGGCATTTTTCTCAGATGCATTGAAGGGGTATGGACTTGAAGTACGTGAGATGGATCTTACTCAAGTAGTCCGTCAGGTACAGGAATCCGGAATATTATGGAACGCCACACAATTGAGGCAATTGATAGCGGAAGGTGATTGTTATTCTTTGCCTAAGATAAAAATAGCAGGCTTTCCTGATATTAAACTGGTACCTGGAACTGAACTGATAGAGGAACTTACTAATTGTTATGATCATGATGGTATGGATGAGACGATTGTTGTCTGTCGTTCCAATAAGCGTGCAAACCTATATAATAATGGAATACGTGCTCAAATTCTTTGGCGTGAAGATGAATTGAATGCAGGAGATATGTTGATGATAGCCAAAAACAATTACTATTGGACAGGGAAATATAAGGAGATGGATTTTATAGCGAATGGCGAGATAGCAGTTGTCCGGCGTGTTCGTCGAACTCGTGACATATATGGCTTTCGTTTTGCGGAAGTCACTCTCCGTTTCCCTGACCAGAATGATTTTGAACTGGATGCAAATCTGTTGTTGGATACTTTGCACTCGGACTCACCTGCATTATCAAAAGAAGACAATGACCGATTATTTTATACAGTACTTGAGGACTATATAGATATTCCAATCAAAAAAGACCGGATGAAAAAGATGAAAGCTGATCCGCATTATAATGCATTGCAAGTGAAGTATGCATATGCAATAACTTGTCATAAAGCGCAAGGTGGGCAGTGGAAGAATGTTTTTTTAGATCAGGGGTATATGACGGATGAGTATCTGACTCCGGATTATTTTCGATGGCTCTATACGGCTTTTACTCGTGCAACAAAGACATTGTATTTGGTGAATTATCCGAAAGAACAAGTCTAA
- the cls gene encoding cardiolipin synthase: protein MIDWNYMLSQIATVAFDILYFGAIIGTIVIIILDNRNPVKTMAWILVLLFLPIVGLILYFFFGRSQRRERIIGQKSYDRLLKKPMAEYLAQDCSDIPYEYCRLIQLFRQTNQAFPFEGNRVAVYTEGYTKLQSLLRELQKAKQHIHMEYYIFEDDAIGRLVRDVLIEKASQGVEVRVIYDDVGCWHVPNRFFEEMRNAGIEVRSFLKVRFPLFTSRVNYRNHRKIVVIDGRIGFVGGMNLAERYMRGFSWGIWRDTHIMLEGKAVHGLQTAFLLDWYFVDRTLITASRYFPKIDSCGDSLVQIVTSEPIGPWKEIMQGLTVAITSAKKYFYMQTPYFLPTEQILAAMQTAALSGVDVRLMLPERADNWITHLGSCSYLADVMQAGVKVYFYKKGFLHSKLMVSDDMLSTVGSTNVDFRSFEHNFEVNAFMYDIETALEMKEIFLQDQRESTQIFLKNWVRRSWRQKAAESIVRLLAPLL from the coding sequence ATGATTGATTGGAACTATATGCTTAGCCAGATAGCAACAGTGGCTTTTGATATTCTTTATTTTGGAGCCATTATCGGTACGATTGTCATTATCATTCTTGACAACCGGAATCCGGTTAAAACCATGGCATGGATACTCGTATTACTTTTTCTCCCTATTGTCGGACTTATCCTTTATTTTTTCTTTGGGAGGAGCCAGCGTCGCGAACGTATCATCGGGCAAAAAAGCTACGACCGCCTATTGAAGAAACCAATGGCCGAATATCTGGCGCAGGATTGTTCGGATATTCCCTATGAATACTGCCGTCTTATTCAGCTTTTCCGACAAACGAACCAGGCATTTCCATTTGAGGGAAATCGAGTGGCAGTTTATACTGAAGGATATACCAAACTTCAGTCATTATTACGTGAACTGCAAAAAGCGAAGCAACATATTCACATGGAATATTATATCTTTGAGGATGACGCTATTGGGCGTCTGGTCAGAGACGTACTGATAGAAAAGGCTTCTCAAGGAGTTGAAGTGCGGGTTATCTATGATGATGTAGGTTGCTGGCATGTACCTAACCGCTTTTTTGAAGAAATGCGTAATGCCGGTATTGAAGTCAGAAGCTTTTTGAAGGTGCGTTTTCCTTTATTTACCAGTAGGGTGAATTACCGTAACCATAGAAAGATTGTTGTCATTGACGGACGTATAGGGTTCGTTGGAGGAATGAATCTGGCAGAACGTTATATGCGTGGTTTTTCCTGGGGCATTTGGCGCGATACGCATATTATGTTGGAAGGTAAGGCTGTGCATGGTTTACAAACGGCTTTCCTGCTTGATTGGTATTTTGTAGATCGTACGTTGATAACTGCTTCTCGTTATTTTCCAAAGATTGATTCTTGTGGGGATTCTTTGGTGCAAATTGTTACGAGTGAGCCCATCGGACCGTGGAAAGAAATTATGCAGGGCTTGACAGTTGCCATTACCAGTGCAAAGAAATATTTCTATATGCAAACACCTTATTTCTTACCTACAGAGCAAATATTGGCTGCTATGCAAACTGCCGCATTATCAGGGGTAGATGTACGCTTGATGTTGCCGGAACGTGCCGATAACTGGATAACTCATCTTGGATCGTGTTCTTATTTGGCAGATGTGATGCAGGCAGGTGTTAAAGTCTATTTTTATAAGAAAGGCTTTTTGCATTCTAAGCTCATGGTTTCAGATGATATGCTTTCTACAGTGGGATCTACTAATGTTGACTTTCGTAGCTTTGAACACAACTTTGAAGTGAATGCTTTTATGTATGACATAGAAACAGCTCTTGAAATGAAAGAGATATTTCTTCAGGATCAGCGTGAAAGTACACAGATCTTTTTAAAGAATTGGGTGAGACGTTCGTGGAGACAAAAAGCTGCGGAGTCTATCGTGCGTTTATTGGCTCCGCTACTTTAA